One window from the genome of Poecilia reticulata strain Guanapo linkage group LG9, Guppy_female_1.0+MT, whole genome shotgun sequence encodes:
- the shoc1 gene encoding uncharacterized protein C9orf84 isoform X4 has translation MNLLSLPAPYLPGTSDLYPHSGRLPDDTYRKPWIRGKVISSCKLFVGGSVLDDLGQKNQPVNSLERFIVEKDVEIVPSSNPDSFDEDQFVFLLNKQIDSCQETFSKCRPDQTSPDTKSKDLFLSEDFIAPDLLAELKRHLPSLKAKMSRLKTLPVSDPLLNSTGISISEDGMFSCFRRCESYQKPADANAISDVTRGDFQDQFLTLPLLRKESLLLPPVVDSFRLKTQNFTAFSGVGGCVNISPEPVDEECSVLDLLRRTSLSKAPVEISQFDFQQKQIKEKTQSGKLIESGCLGSAASPAGTELDFILSPIPKKNRTHIRLSTSHLQEEKLSPFTPTSLLSTRTKSEMKKTVWSSEKHLTSVVRFLLSEPALHEPASGFHPLHEALGVIKLEKQHFNCAVDKLELRLETGKPEIILGKNLELIEMMTTEVPTNGQNEKEDFNRTTPEHEEVEFLRVDSPNNADLLKKSPVGSFRFLSSKHIVGPNSRERSTTSTGPEKTRSEPTAGSPALVNVSSGVADWFSSSGGSGCSPPFRLNIGDNQKSLIFTKHRPEKNLDPLSDFMMLRSQQLVAPGAATSISAEPEEEEANHQMPEQHHHQPEEMKTTDRKPAYVSLAVMGDAVREQNPAAVGAGRIDGQIDGQIDGRIDGRPVGDSDLKLHSRDIQVQPTESQRRSFCELLAVALPCLSSARQLGLHFPSWGDFSCLSPDQTHFLLKQQDRALSRTPAGSAELLRDQEQLFNLAALIHVLVTFKELLLKCDLSIAVEYLTKAAQTCEDHRLMQLRKRLQIILFLSRRKEEPDFKLLELQQLLAERLQTRKGSNSTEKILVILSVESHETSSKVISSLSKVTGAAVSSVCPDEEKKKLNGASVVSRVCCSDCVLVFEQNIGPDFPWSCFSVLVEFDHPGPSRWSQICSDRSISRLSFTTSLSDSDAEKICWRLEENVPFVLLVTEGLLNYPLLLQTLESSFGVTVMERSHSPTLQKLGGIHNYALITIDESTAIVIQEQDELGQDRASERLVMRLSALSLQYSCCWLILHCPGSRGGGFSRETFNNLVLVYSSLVLFGMKSEELDVKVLIVSEVLEMAEFINQICFSSLMSKYGDPVSYLDRDWLTVSPSQEEACLSQFPSVSPLVAQLMLSRAPSLQWLLGADLPQLSQLLPEVPQKVLKLFSDITSLYLSNSEPATPQINKTNQQPFRTAQTFGAESEFMNLLHPEPNSSFLCGATNPADLFPNQNPDSSNFRLDLNGSFGSPIKDWTGPDPWKEEEMLSVWRGRAGAAGRVVERAGDLWAPRDSPDISYLQTANSPVLLDSRFSSSHTSCSDLQHPQSAHFMFSQSPPTAAILDQSHHSLTSSSSSFGPKFWSGEERKRSGGAAGLVGSVLTPLKRGRLSYERVPGRKDGQTRLKLF, from the exons ATGAACTTACTGTCGCTGCCAGCGCCCTATCTACCTGGTACCAGTGACCTTTACCCCCACAGTGGCAGGTTACCTGATGACACCTATAGGAAGCCATGGATCCGAg GAAAGGTGATTTCTTCCTGCAAACTCTTTGTCGGTGGCTCAGTTCTTGATGACCTTGGACAGAAAAATCAACCTGTTAATTCATTGGAAAG atttattgtgGAAAAGGATGTGGAGATAGTTCCCAGCTCTAATCCCGACTCCTTTGATGAAgatcagtttgttttcctcctaAATAAGCAGATTGATTCATGTCAGGAAACGTTTTCTAAATGCAGACCTGACCAGACGAGTCCAGACACTAAGAGCAAAG atctctttctctctgaggACTTCATTGCTCCAGATCTGCTGGCAGAGTTAAAAAGACATTTACCGTCTTTGAAAGCCAAAATGTCCAGGCTGAAGACACTTCCTGTGTCCGACCCGCTGCTGAACTCAACAGGAATCAGCATCTCTGAGGACGGCATGTTCAG CTGCTTCAGACGATGCGAGTCCTACCAGAAACCTGCAGACGCCAACGCCATCAGTGATGTCACACGTGGAGATTTTCAGGATCAGTTTCTTACACTTCCTCTCTTGCGGAAAGAG TCTCTGCTGTTACCGCCTGTAGTCGACAGTTTCCggcttaaaacacaaaacttcaCGGCTTTTTCTGGTGTCGGTGGTTGTGTGAACATTTCTCCAGAACCAGTAGACGAGGAATGTTCTGTCCTGGATTTACTTCGTAGAA CTTCTCTTTCAAAGGCTCCAGTGGAAATTTCTCAGTttgattttcaacaaaaacaaataaaagaaaagacacaGAGTGGAAAACTAATTGAATCGGGATGCTTAG ggaGCGCTGCATCTCCAGCTGGAACAGAGCTGGACTTTATTCTGAGCCCGATTCCTAAGAAGAACCGAACCCACATCCGTCTGTCCACATCTCATCTCCAGGAAGAAAAACTTTCCCCTTTCACACCCAC ATCTTTGCTCTCAACAAGAACCAAAAGTGAGATGAAGAAAACGGTCTGGAGCTCAGAGAAGCATCTGACCTCTGTTGTTCGCTTCCTGTTGTCAG AGCCTGCTTTACATGAACCAGCCTCAGGGTTTCATCCTCTGCATGAAGCGTTGGGAGTTATTAAActagaaaagcaacatttcaacTGTGCTGTTGACAAACTGGAACTACGTCTGGAGACAGGAAAACCAGAGATAATTCTGGGTAAAAACCTCGAGTTGATTGAAATGATGACGACTGAAGTTCCTACAAACGGACAGAACGAGAAGGAAGACTTCAACAGAACGACACCTGAACATGAGGAGG ttgaatTTCTCCGTGTGGATTCTCCAAACAACGCCGATCTCCTAAAAAAAAGTCCTGTTGGTTCATTCCGGTTCTTGTCCTCGAAACACATTGTCGGTCCAAACAGTCGGGAACGAAGCACCACCAGCACCGGTCCAGAGAAGACACGTTCAGAACCCACTGCCGGTTCTCCTGCACTCGTCAACGTCAGCAGTGGCGTAGCTGATTGGTTTAGTAGCTCCGGCGGTTCTGGGTGCTCTCCGCCCTTCAGATTAAACATCGGAGATAATCAGAAGAGTTTGATCTTCACGAAACATCGGCCCGAGAAGAACCTGGACCCTCTGTCCGACTTCATGATGCTGAGGTCACAGCAGCTGGTTGCACCTGGTGCAGCTACAAGCATCTCTGCAG aaccagaagaagaagaggcgAACCATCAGATGCCAGAGCAGCATCACCATCAACCAGAAGAGATGAAGACAACTGACAGGAAGCCAGCGTACGTGAGCCTCGCTGTGATGGGAGACGCAGTCAGAGAGCAGAACCCAGCGGCTGTGGGGGCGGGTCGGATCGACGGTCAGATCGACGGTCAGATCGACGGTCGGATCGACGGTCGTCCTGTCGGCGACTCAGACCTCAAACTTCACAGCCGAGACATTCAGGTTCAACCAACAG AGAGTCAGCGGCGATCTTTCTGTGAGCTGCTGGCCGTCGCTCTGCCTTGTCTGAGTTCGGCCAGGCAGCTGGGGCTCCACTTCCCATCGTGGGGAGACTTCAGCTGCTTGTCCCCAGACCAGACGCACTTCCTGCTCAAACAGCAGGACCGGGCCCTCAGCAGGACCCCGGCAGGGAGCGCCGAGCTGCTCAGAG ATCAGGAGCAGCTTTTTAACCTGGCTGCTCTCATCCATGTGTTGGTGACGttcaaagagctgctgctgaagtgTGACCTGAGCATCGCTGTGG AGTACCTGACCAAAGCAGCTCAGACGTGTGAGGATCACCGCCTGATGCAGCTGAGGAAGAGGCTGCAGatcatcctcttcctcagtcGCAGGAAGGAAGAACCCGACTTCAaactgctggagctgcagcagcttctggctGAAAGGCTGCAAACGAGAAAAGGAAGCAACTCTACAGAGAAA aTTCTCGTTATTCTCTCTGTGGAATCTCATGAAACCAGTTCAAAGGTCATCAGCAGCTTGAGCAAAGTAACCG gagctgcagtgaGTTCAGTTTGTCCCgatgaggagaagaagaaactaaaCGGCGCCTCTGTGGTCAGCAG AGTGTGCTGCAGCGACTGTGTTTTGGTGTTTGAGCAGAATATCGGACCCGACTTTCCctggagctgcttctcagttcTGGTGGAGTTCGACCATCCGGGTCCGTCCCGCTGGTCCCAGATCTGCAGCGATCGAAGCATCAGCCGCCTCTCCTTCACCACCAGCCTGTCCGACTCCG ACGCAGAGAAAATCTGTTGGCGTCTGGAGGAAAATGTCCCGTTTGTATTGCTGGTGACCGAGGGGCTTCTGAATtatcctctgctgctgcagactcTTGAGTCAAG CTTCGGTGTAACAGTGATGGAGAGGAGCCACAGTCCGACTTTGCAGAAACTCGGAGGAATCCATAACTACGCCTTGATCACCATAGACGAAAGCACGGCTATCGTCATTCAG GAGCAGGATGAACTGGGTCAAGACCGAGCCAGTGAGAGGCTGGTGATGAGGCTGAGCGCTCTCTCTCTGCAgtacagctgctgctggctcaTCCTGCACTGCCCTGGCAGCCGAGGCGGAGG GTTTTCAAGAGAAACCTTCAACAACTTGGTGTTGGTTTATTCGTCTCTGGTTTTGTTCGGCATGAAGTCCGAGGAGCTGGATGTGAAG GTGCTGATTGTGTCAGAAGTGTTGGAAATGGCCGAGTTTATCAATCAGATCTGCTTCAGCTCCCTGATGTCCAAATATGGAGATCCTGTGAGCTACCTGGACAGAGACTGGCTGACGGTCAGCCCCTCTCAG GAGGAGGCGTGTCTGTCCCAGTTCCCGTCTGTCAGTCCTCTGGTCGCTCAGCTCATGCTGAGCAGAGCTCCCTCCCTGCAGTGGCTCCTGGGGGCCGACCTGCCGCAGCTCTCACAGTTACTTCCTGAAGTCCCACAGAAAGTCCTTAAG CTGTTCAGTGACATCACTTCCTTGTACTTGAGCAACTCAGAGCCAGCAACCCCTCAGATTAATAAGACAAACCAACAACCCTTCAGAACCGCTCAGACCTTCGGCGCCGAGTCCGAGTTCATGAACCTTTTGCATCCAGAGCCTAACAGCAGCTTCCTATGTGGAGCTACTAACCCAGCGGACCTGTTCCCCAACCAGAACCCAGATTCTTCAAACTTCAGACTGGACCTGAATGGTTCCTTTGGGAGTCCCATTAAGGACTGGACCGGTCCAGATCcctggaaggaggaggagatgctTTCTGTGTGGAGAGGCAGAGCTGGAGCGGCAGGGAGAGTCGTGGAACGGGCCGGTGATCTGTGGGCGCCAAGAGATTCCCCAGACATTTCGTACCTTCAGACAGCAAACAGCCCGGTTCTACTGGACTCTCGGTTCAGTTCCAGTCACACTTCCTGCAGTGACCTCCAGCATCCCCAGAGCGCTCACTTCATGTTCAGTCAGAGCCCTcctacggcggccatcttggatcAAAGCCATCACAGTTTGACCAGCAGCAGTTCTTCTTTTGGACCCAAGTTCTGGAGCggtgaggagaggaagaggagcggagGCGCAGCTGGTCTGGTTGGATCAG tgctGACGCCGCTGAAGAGGGGAAGGCTGAGCTATGAGAGAGTTCCTGGCAGAAAGGACGGACAGACGAGGcttaaactgttttaa